In the Sorghum bicolor cultivar BTx623 chromosome 4, Sorghum_bicolor_NCBIv3, whole genome shotgun sequence genome, GCCAACAAGTTCCGGTTCCGGAGCAGCAGTGCAACTCCAAGCCTGCGTCATCCTCCTCCCCTCCAGTGGGATTCATCAGGGAGGCGTTGCAGCACCAAAAGGCTCAGCTGAAGGAAAAAAGTCAAAAAACACGCCAAAAGGTTGCTTCGCTTATACGGGGAAAATAGGATAAAGAGAAGGATGTATAGAAGTTGAACTAGTCAAGGTAGTATGGATGCCTACTGCATTTTTTTATAGATAAAGGAATTTTTATTCTGGTCTCTGTAAGAGTTTTGCACTCAACCATTCATTATTACAATGTTTAGCCTCGAGCTGATGAAGAAAAGCTCCCAAAAAGCATAAAAAGTGCGGGAGACTATATAAATAGATTAAGTTCTAAGCCTATTAGAAAGCAATCTTACATTTTTGGTGAAAACCTCTATTGCTATAGTCTCCATCACTCAGCATGCCCTTTCAAATTTGGTTGGTCAGCCTCCCTTTGAAGTATGGACCAGAACCGCATCAAGTGAATCGCCCTAAAAATAActtgtaaataaaaataaaatatttttatctaaTATTATATCATTTCTGGTCAactatatagacgaaaatattgTGCTTGCTCCTACTTGAATTTGAGGTTGCAATTTTGAGTTTACATGTTATAAAGCATGTTTGAAAAAGAGTAGTCATATCTTGGTGGTTGTAAACCCAAGGCTATGTGAGCAATCCTCCAAATAAAACGTGTTACATGGCACTAAAAGAATGTTAGATGGTTTCTTTGTTGTTATGAAAACACTTCCAATTGCGTTTTAAAAGATTACCTTTTATGAAAATAaccccttttattaagagccaAACAGAAATTTTGACTTTTAGCGGTACCCTTGAGCTTCCAAGCGCTTTATTTCGAGGCGTtgccatttaggccttgttcagttcgcaaaaagttgtgaaaaacggcactgtagcactttcgtttttatttgacaaacattgtccaattatagagtaactaggctcaaaagattcatctcgcggtttacagatgaactgtgcaaatagtttttgtttttatgtatatttaatgctccatgcatgtgccgcaagatttgatgtgacggggaatcttgaaaaattttgcgaactaaacaaggccttagttgacTATTTTTttacattgattgaacagttcaGTAAGGGTCCATTTAATTGAGTCTATTTATTCATCGAGTTGCACAAATGCCTCCCTTGTGACCAATTCATTCCATTCGAGTAGTTTATCCCCCACTAGTGTTTTGCGAAAAGAAATATTAAGAGGCGTGGTACTGAAGACATTAGCAAttgttatatattttttcttgtaCTACTGTATAAGGATGGGTATTGTGCTTATAAGGTAAAGTTTTCTAACCACTTATCCTCCTAGAACCTAACTTAAACACCACACTATTGTAACGTCCCGCTTCTACGAGGCCGGACCGGCTTATATTTAGTAGTTTTCCTAGGACATAGACTACTCTCACAAACTAACATCAGTCTTTTCTACGCACTTTATCCTTACTCATGCGCACTTTATCCTCACTCATGCGCACTCAGGAAGAACTTCCCGATCGGTTACAcatccctaaatttctctagGCCAAACACGCTTacctttagagttctttggagatagGCTTCTGGAAAGAAGTTGTAACTTTTTTATATGAGTCTCCTAATAATCCTATTAATCCCTGGACCGAGATGTTACATCCTCACCTCCTTAAGAGACCGATCCCAAGCCAAGAACGTCTCTCTCTTTGGCCACGTCCGTGTGTCCAGTGTCAGCGTATGTGTCATATTGTGTGACCACTCTAGGTCCACACTAACCATGCGCACTATGTCTGCGCAACTGTGACACATGCGCCGGTGAAACCGTGAAAgttggctctgataccattatATAATGTCCCACCTCTACGAGACCGGACTCGTTtacatttggcaacttttttaggaCATACTCTCATATACCAACACCAGTCTTTTCTGTGCACTTTGTGCTCACTCATGCGCACCCGGGAAGAACTTTCCGGTCGTTCATccatccctaaatttctctaggtcaagcacgcttaactttatagttctttggagatagGCTTCTAGAAAAAAATTGCGACTTggtggtatgagtctcctaataatcctattaaaccctAGGTCGGGATGTTGCAACTATGACTGTTAAAGATGGATAACTCTAGGAATTGGTCTTTGACCAAGGGCTATGCTGAGAAGGATGAGTAAGAACTAGCAAGTACttctgttctaaattataagaagtGGTGATGATTGTTGAAGGTGGGAAATGTCAGGTACTTGAAAGATAAGATGAAGGTTTGGAGGGCTTCAATGGCAAAGTAAAGATATTTATTTCCCTTTAGATACAACTCTACTTTATAGCAGAGTAGTGTTTTCTAGCACCGGTTAGTTGAATAACTCCACTTGTGGaactgaatttttttttttttttgataaaacAACTAGTTGATCAAAGGCTGGTGCTTGCTGGCCTCTTGGGCCCTTGGCCAAGATGAAGGCAAATGACCTAGCTAAAGGTTCATGGCCTGTAAAAAAAGACCTTATGTTATCCATCGAGGCACCTTTTGTCTCTCTTATGCCTCAtgtgtttcggtcaccttcctaCTTTGTCTGACCATCTCCTGATCTCCCCTAACCGTGCATTACCCACCTTTCAATTCTACATACCCTAGCCGATGACTCAGCATCGGGCGCCTCAACGACTCCACTGTGGCTATTTTCGCTCTAGTCTACCCCCACAATTCAGATCCTATGCCCCAGTTACTTTGCCCTAGTCACCCGCACGAAGGGGTAGCTGAGGGTGGACCCACGTGCCGGACGAAGGAGCTAGATGAAGCCACTTTTTTCAGCTTGACTCGATGCCGAGTGCTTGTGAGAGTGTGTTTTCCGAGATTTATCAATGGAGCGGGTGCTCCTTCTTGGCCTGTTTTTTATATTGATGTGCAAAACAGCTTCAAGAACAAATCGGTATCAAACACACCGTTAAAACTGGAGAGCCTATCTTGATTATCTCTATCTAAAACTAATTAAGCCTCATCGTTCAACGCTAGGTGAAGCTGCAGAGCCAGTTGAcgtatatgattttttttttaaaaaaaaaactgggtTTATCTCTGTAAAAAAATtacccaaaaaaaaagagaaaaaggcaAACCTTTGCCTCACCAGAAGGTAGGCACGATGCAGTGCGTTTCCTGCCtgccttcctttcctcgtcGCCATCTCCGAGAATGAACGACCGAACAAGCGAGCGACGCCCCTCCAAACTGGTCGCTTTTGTGCATCCTTGTCACTTTGACGTTGCGAGCGCTCATGTTTGGCTTCTCACGGCGACCTCCTGTGTGCAGTCGTGCTAGGGTAGACTCTCCAAGTAGCCAAGTCAAGCACTCATCAAGTCATCATCACTGATGAAAGGATGCACGCCATGCATGCCCACGATTGCGAGCTCCAGAAAATCACTGCATCCTTAGTCCTTACGCGCCATGGCAACCGAGACCGAGTCCTTCGTTACCGCCCCGTCAACGccagaggcggcggcggcggctcccaTGGCGCCTACCGTGGAACCAGCAGCAGCTCAGCCGGTGGATACATTGGAAATCGTGGTTGAGCGCAGGCTCGGCCAGCATGAGGAGGGCGAGAGCAGCATGATGACCATCTTCCGTGTCCCCGCCCATGTCCGCGACGCCAGCAAGGACCTCTACGAGCCACGGCTGGTGTCCGTCGGCCCCTACTACCGCGGCCGGGCGGCGCTGCGCGCGATGGAGCAGCACAAGTGGAGGTACTTGCACGAGCTCATGGCGCGGCCGCCGCAGCAGGCGGCACCCTCGCTGGCCGATTACGTCAGAGCAGTCCGCGGCGTCGAGCAGAAGGCCCGGCGATGCTACAGTGAGAGGACCAGCATCTTCTTcgacgccaccgccaccgccgcccagAGCGATAGCGAACCGTCGGCCGGCGGCGAGATCGAAGAAGCGCCGTCCACCGGCGGCCAGGACGGCTTCGCAGAGATGCTCATGCTCGACGGCTGCTTCATCCTCGAGTTCTTCGCCAAGTGGTATAAAGGTGATCCGGACAAGCTCTGCGACGTCGCCTGGGGACTTCCTCTGCTGCACTCGGACCTCCTGCTGCTGGAGAACCAGATCCCCTTCTTCGTCCTCGAGGCTCTATTCCACGTGGTGTCTCCTACGGCGACGAAGTTGGACCTCCTCACGCTGATCCTTCGCCGTCTGAAGTTCTCCTCCTACGAACTGTCCACGGCCGAGGTGCTCGTCCAATCCGACATCCACCACCTGCTGCATCTCTTGTACGAGGCCATCATGCCCCCCAGGGCCGACGTTGAGACGCCGGCGTTGGTCCAGGACtcgacgacgccgccgccgtcgcggcAGTACTTCGTCCAGCTGCGTCAGTTGAGCAAGGCCGTGTCCACATGGTTCGTTTTCATCCGCGACATGCCGCCCGTGCCGCACTGGATGAAGACGACGACCCTGCCGGCCACGCTTCTCCGTAAGGTGGGCGCCTGGTTCAGCAAGCTCTTGGCGGCTATGATCCGACgcacgccggcggcggcggcggcgccggcggcgactACACTGGTGGTACCGTCCGTCACCCAGCTCCGCGAGGCTGGCGTCCGGTTCGAGAAGAAGGAGTCTCCTCGCCACATGTTGGACATCGCGTTCGACAGGAATACGGGAGTCCTGGAGATGCCGCGAATGGTGGTGGACTACGCGAACAAGGCGCTGCTCGTGAACCTCGTCGCGTTCGAGCAGACGACGACCAGGGGGCAGCCGgcaggcgacggcgacggcgacggcgacggcagcCGGAGCCGGCTGTCGAGCTACGCGGCGCTGGTGGGCGCCCTGGTGAGGACAGGCAAGGACGTGGAGCACCTGCAGAAGCGCGGCATCGTCGAGAACCTCctcgacggcgacgacgacgcggcCACCAGATTCTTCCAGCACCTGGGCGACTGCAGCAGCTTGAACTACGAGAGCCACGTGTTCGCTGGCATGTTCAAGGACCTGAGGCAGTTCTACCACTCGAGCTGGCGGAGGCACAAGGCCAGGTTCGTGCGTGACCACTGCAGCAGCCCGTGGGCGGTGCTTGCGCTCGTCGTCGCCATTTCTGCGTTTTGCTTCGCGCTCTTCAAGTTGTCAACCACCATCTTCGGCCTTGCTCATCCTAATCATTGTCACTGCTAGTGGTTGGACGTCACGTACTTATATTACGAAGAAAAGCGTTAATGTCGAGCTTATATAAAAATGGGACTTCTCCGCCCcccttccttttctttcttgcttTGTACTCTTTTCTGCATTTTCGTTCTTATAATAAAATCTCTGTAGGGGCTTCGGCCCCTCCAGTTTCGTCAAAAAAAATGGGACTTCTCACCAGCTAGCGAACGGAGTTTTCAATAATAAATCTGGATCAACAGGGCCAATAGTCATCTTATGTTACTATTACTATTTTGAGGTCTCAATGGAGGCACAATTTTAACTCTCACAAGACACgatatgaaaaaaaatattctaaaaaTTCTTATAAGAGTAAAGAACACTAATGGTCTTCAAATTTGTCATGTCGTATCATCCTGGTCCCTAACTTAATACAATTATTTAGGTCCCTAAACTCAATTTAGATGTCGAAAGAGTCCAAACTCCAAACACGTCTACACAATGACTAATGTGGCTCGCTGATACGTGGGACTCACATGTCAGCTCTATCTTTCACTTCTCTCTCCTAGTCATGCTCCCTCACTCTAGAGTATAGATGGGCAACGGGCTGGCCCAGCCCAGCCCGACACGCAGGCCGACACGGCCCGATGAGGGTTGGGCCAACAAGGCACGTCGTACCTATTACTATTAGGCATGTGGGCCTGGCCTTTGGCCCAAGCATGGCCCGTTGGGCTACTTTTTTGTGACAGGCTGGCCCGATGAGCACGACCCTTTTAGCAGGCCAGGCCGGCCCAAGGCCTAACAAATACTAGGAGATAGGGCTGGATATCGAGCCAGCTCGGCTCGTTAGTGGCTCGGGTCGTCATAGCTTGGCTTTTATGACTCGGCTCGTTATGGCTCATTATACAAACGAGCTAGAAGGctggctcggctcggctcgttagCGAGCTCGAGCTAGCTTGTTGGCTCGCTAGCCAAATCATAGAAACACAGTACAGAAAGACTATAAATTTATAAAAGCAATTGAGCAACAAATATATCACAACATACTTAAAATGAACTAAATAAAGTACTTATAGCTTTAAAAATTTAacaaatgaattagggttttgtCCAACCAGCCACTGATCACGACTGTGACTACATGATAGTCATACTCATAAAGTTTAAGCATCATCCATAGAAGaataaagttagggtttcatccATAGAAACTATTTACTCGCCGACGGTCGACTCATGCGCAAGAATGCCTACACGGAAATCTTGATGAAGTGCATCACCCAGGACGACGGCGTCAAACtcctggaggacatacacgctggatcctgcggcaaccacgcggcctctcgaacgctggtcggaaaggctttccgagcaggtttctaTTGGCCATCCGCAGTACCTGATGCCGAGAAGCTGGTGCGACACTGCGAGGGTTGCCAGTTCTTTGCCAAAAGGACTCACGTCCCGGCTCACGAGATCCAGACAATACCCGCGTCTTGGCCGTTCGCCTGTTGGGGTCTAGatatgatcgggccattcaagcTTGCTCCCGGTAATTTCAAATTTGTGTACATTTTCCGTACTCCCGGGAGtaattactctcatcttcaataaaccacattacgtatgtattcatacttgtttatcggtttgagtatgttcatatacttatattaagatactctagatcttaccacgcgaaaaaatttcaagaaatccatattttttaatatattactaaatgCCACTactgtatatataataagtataaccacatactctatatatgcatgcatacttaacatacatactatcttagatggtttagtatgatcatatacttcgtcTACATACACTTCACCGGGCCATATACGCCCTAAATCTAGAGAGATACGCGTtttttacacgcgcgtgtagttacaCTCATttatatatctctagatttaaggtgtatgtGACCgaacgaaatgtatatagacaaagtatatgatcatactagaccatctaaagtaatatgtatgttaagtatgcatgcatactgcatagagtatatggttatacttattgtatataatatcgTCACAGATTGGGTTAATCCGTGATGGTTTTGTAAAAATCGTCACAGAGGTTAATCCATGACGCTCAATCCATGACGATATATAAAACCATCACAGATATTGCATTATGACGGTTTTTTGTGATCCGTGACAGAAATTTTTCGTCATGGATTAACAGGATTCTTGTAGtgatagtagtggcattttagtaatatatttaaaatataatttttttgaaaaattttcgcgtggtaagatctagagtatcttaatatgagtatataaacatactcaaaccgataaacaagtatgaatatatacacaatgtagtttattgaagatgagagtaactacaggTACGCGTAGAaaggaatttccatatatatatatatatatatatatatatatatatatatatatatacaagtgtgattctacaccctaggtgtagaatactattctacaccaaactacTATACTGAACAGATTTCAGTATCGTTCAGTATCCgcatttcagtattgttcagtattttgtGGTCCTGAGTGTAGTGTTGGATGATACTAAACGATGTTCAGTACTGCTCAGCATTTTTTCTGCTCAAATTtggcttgcggtgtagaatattattctacacctatggtgtagaatagcgttgccgtgtatatatatatatatacagtgaCGAAGCCAGCAgtggggctaggggggctcCAGCCCCCCCTACCGCTGCTGGCTCAGTGGAATTTCTAGTGCTCTtcttctaattttagacacaaATTTATAAGGTAGGGTGGGCTGAGAACTTTactttttagatatattttgtgaatttcatCATTGATCCATATTTATGAGGGGTAATAGTAGAGCTAAGTTGATGTAGAACTTTTGTTCAGCCCCCCTAAATTTTTTCCTGACTTCGtccctatatatatagttttatatataGGGAGAATATACTCTATAGCTAGCTACATGATACTTTATTCTGTAGCCAGGTCGGTCCGTGCAATCACCCGAGCGTCTGGTTTCAAGCTGACGGATGGAgctgcatggctgcatgcaCACCATAATGCGGATCATTTACTAGCGCTAATTACTATAATCATCATCCAGCCAGTCAACGCATGCATGTTCCGTGATTATAGTAACTGGCCTAGTTTAGATCTGTGTACGTTTACTAGAATATATGCTACCTCTTTTACTAGATTATATATATAGCATGAAGAGTTACTAAAATAGTTACTGGAAAGTTACTAGAATATTAGTTACTGAAATATTAGTTGCTTGAGATGGTAACTAGGATAGAGTTACGAGAAGTGAGAATTTTATACTGTACATATTTACTTAGAATTTTATACTatgtttcttatgaaatttacgACAACTTGCACAAAGAATATttaaaaaactttgtactatgaATATCTCGTACTACAAAATGAATTACTAGTCTATTGTATCAGATTGAcgataaatttttaaataaattactATAATCCATGATGACTAAACAATATTAGCTTTTGTTGTGGTATAGCCTGAAGAGGTTGTCGGCAGCGAGGCCGGCCACGCCGGTGCCAGTCTGCCTACGTAAGATGTCGTAGAGGGCACAGATCCCCATCCACTGCAGCTCGGGCTACCTGTGTTTCGTGACCATGGACGTCTGCAACACGGTAGCGATGGCGACGACGACCAGCAGCACGAACGCCATGCGTCTGGCCGCACAAGAAGACGCACCAGGCCGCTGGGGTCACCGCGCCGACCCGGCACCATGTCGCCTCTGCCGAACATGGCCAGGGCAACACAATAGCGCACCGCTTGCAGCAGGTTGTACTCGGCGGCCACGACGGTGGCGGTCACGATAAACACTATGGCCTTCATGTCCGTGTAGGTGGCCTTCTTCTGCAGCTTCGTGCGAGGCTTGCAGCTCTGTCGCTGGGGCCGCCATCCGATAGCAAGACCGGCTGCGTTGCCATGGGGAGTGCCGACGAGCCACCAACAACTAAGTTGATGCATCACATCGTGGACAGGTCGTGATTCTGAGTCGACGAGGAGGACGCGCACAGGCCGACAAGAATGGCACCGCGCCGGAGATGACGAGAGAGAAGACAGGGAGGGGCCGTCCGAGCCGGCGGGCGTTGCCTTCATAGGGGAGCGGGGCCGCCGCCGGTTGCAGCGTGATGGAACAGCGCCGCCGTCGGTCATGTCGCGGAGGACCAGGTCGGCTGCCAGTTGCAGCGAGGGGTGGCACGAGGACCGACGTCGATCGTCGGGCCGCCGCCAACAGAAGGGGCACCACAGCATGCTCCGCAGCACGTGAAGCGGTCGTCCTCCACCGCCATCCACGTGAGGCGTGCTGCAGGGAACTCCGCAACGGAGCACCGTGCGGACGAAACAAAAGTCAGGGCAGCGAATGGAGCAATTAGGAAGCAACGTGATTAACGgctaatataaataataaatggggcAAAAGCCACGGCGGATTCAATTAATTTACCCATAAAGTCTCTATGGGTCTGCGCTCACGGTGGGAGGTCGAGTCGATCGGATGGTTGGGCTCGGCTACAAAATTAGATATTGCatgtccgtgcgttgctacgggatgaCTAAACTTTTATACTAAAAACATATGGATCGCACAATTAAATAATACAAGATAACTAAACTTTTGTATTAAAAACATATGGATCGcacgataaaataataatattataaaattaaatatCGATGTTAAAGTGACATTTAATCCAAAAAGCAAAATTCGTGAACGCTCGTACGCTCACGTGCATGTGGTGCACGTAGAATGAACCTGATCATAATAGCACCAGATCGGGACAACCTTGATGTACAACCAAGAGGACAACTCGATCCTATTGCAGTAGAAAGGGATGAAGGGGAGGGGGAACAGTACCTGTGGCATGGCATAGGAGAGGAGTACAGGAGTTTCCTTCTATCAGGGGTCGTCTTCCATGACGACAAGCGAGCAGGACAATATGCATGTCACGAGTGCACGACACAGATGCGACGAGCATGCACCCGTACTGTTGCAAGGTTGAGGGCGAGGGCAGAGCGAGGAATGCGGGCTTGTCGGATTGATCTTGCCTTCCCTGGGCGCCACGTGATTTGGGGCGGGATCATCAAGCAAGGCGTGGGGGAGAGGAGACGCTTGGGGCACCGTGTGATTGGATGCGGGATCATCACCCTAGGAAGCGGGCAATTGTGTGATGCAATTTATCACCAGGATCGTGGGATAGGATCATACCAATGTGTTGCAATGGGAACAAAACAATAGCTAATTTATGCGTTGCAATGGGAAAGCATTTATATATACTTTATGGTACAATGTTCATGTGATGTCATCAAAAAGAGGTACACAGAAATCCATTGAACTATCTTTCTGTTATAGCACCATACATAGGCAATGCacgtatttttttaaaaaataataatgtaTTAATAGCATATATAACAACCAAAGTATTTGTTTAGAGCATAATTAAACCTATGCTCGTGGAGCTGAAAAGTTTTCACCACAATAGATCATACAATTGTGATGCAGGATCAAACAAAAAGGAGATATTTATTTTAGCTATAAATCATAGAATTTCAAACTTTGTCAAAAGACTGCTTGGGTCGGTTGTAAAAGAAATAGCTCCATGTTAATACCTGGAAAATCCACCACAAAAATAATCATTGCATCAGCCCAGTAAACATATGACAAAAACCAGGCTCGTTCGTCTTGTCTACCATGGCCGGAGCTCTCTTGGTCACTTGAAAACTCTGTGTGCAACTGTGCATATGTTATCCATCTCAATTCACAATGCTGAAGGCAATCACTTCCTTAGCTTCTGAACCTCCGCCTCTAACACACATGAATTCACTGATAGTACTCAAATCATCTACATGGTAAATTAGTACGTTGTTAGGCCTTGGATtaaaaaaacagcaaaggaaCTCACCTCAAGCTCCAAATGTTGATCACAAAAACTGTAAAGAAACTCACCTTTTATTATTGgattttttttagttcaaaGGTAAAATCACCTAAACACATACAAATTATCTTAATCCTTCTTGAAGCAAAATGTGGTGTTCTTGGGGACACTCTTAATATAACTCTCTAAGGCAAGAAGGAAAAATCACAGTAAGCATTAGGCTACACTGTGAAATTCGAGCTTCATGAAATTTTGATGCACATGTAATCCAAAAACTTGACCACAATGACTTATATATGAAGTTAGTTGCTTGTGGCATAGATAAATAAAGAATTAAGTAGATGCACTGTGAAATAAGTTCTATAAGAATTAAGAAATAAAGCCATAGGTACCTTGAGCCTAGCAGGGGAGTGTTGGATAAGGAGATTTCGACGAACAAACAAAATATCAGTCATCTTCAAAAGAAAGCTGCAAGTAGAGCATGTGGCTCATTCATAAATCAGCATTATGGTACATTATTCTACACACTTATAAAAAGTAGATAAAGCGCCAACAAAATAAATAGATAACCTGGAATAAGAAAAATGTATGACAATGACACAAAGATAAAAGGAACATAAGGGTTTGGGTAGTGGCTGCTGATCCACGACATCAATCAGGACCTCTGTACACACTTCCTTTGAATACAAAATAATGCAAATATCACACCCCTAGAGATCATTTAAACAGAATGATGTGACATTACATCGAGCATGTattttcatactatcctaaatttCCCACCATGTGTCAACAGAACAGAACTTCATCAATAAAACACCAAGTTCACCATCCATTTGTCATTTTGTTCCTTTCAaaattgtgtctttttgcatccatTCAACATGTTAACAGCAGCTAGCACCCTAAACTTCCAGAATATGGTAATTTACTAAAAAGATAGAATTACAATTTCTGAAACTTCATCTAAGCACATGCCTTTTGAGACTTTGTTAGCAATGATTGCTGATATTTTGTCACAGTAACAAATGTACTTCCTATCAGATACAATCTGAAATTACAGCATAGAGGTAGGGAAACAAATTTATCTATTTAACAAGTACTTTATCGATAATAATAATATATGCTATAAAAAACACTCATGACAAGTCCATCCCTGAGTATAGCCCTATTGGCTTCATCATAAACAATACAAATTTTGATTGTGTCACTGTTACATAGAGTCACTGAATGATACAGAAAAGGAAGAACAAAATAAATAGCCCAAAGCTATACCTTTGCACCATATTTTGCCTTCATTTCCACATTTCCACAGTATGATCATAGTGATGATGGGTGGTCAGTTTCTCTTTTCCAATGCATTTATAATAGGCACAACCTCACCTTTTATGTTGCTTGGAATTATATAATAATAGTtaaaaattagaagaaatataATTAACCACTCTAGATAGAAATTAATTGGTACATACACTCAAGTTTGCAAAAACTATTATAATAAAGCTCTCATGTGTATTGCCATTTGGGTCAAGCTCTCCTGTGTCCAATAACAAGGTTCAGGTGCCCAAAATCAATATCTTGGCATCATCAGTAACCATACATGAAACCTGGGAATTTAACAATAGAGCATTTAGTCAGCTTCTAATACCACGGTATGATGACAATGAAATTGAATTTGAGACAACAGTTATCCAATACCAGTACATGATGAGAACCAAATTAGCAGTAGGAAACATCTAATACTCTAATCCAATAGCCTCATCAGTTTACAATCCACACGTCCACACTTAGCCAGCTTGCAACTTTATGAGCCTCAATAATGTACAcatgatttcactaaaactgcAAGAAAAAGTTCGACCAATTTAGAGTTGCTTATTTCTGTCAGATAATTAAATACAAAAATGAGAAATATCCCATCAAAACCTGACCTCATTCCCAGCTGCTGCTTGGTCCTTGAACAAATAAGATTCATAGGAAGCAGAGTTGTGGAGTTCTCACCCCATGCTACTGTCCGCTGGTCAGACCTCTGGCACTGAAACTGGGGACCCCTGATGGGGTTCATGGCAATTGTTGCTCCAACCGATGAATGAGGGTGTGGCTCACAGTTCTAGCTCGAGATTGACCACGGCATGCGACTGCTCGCATCCTCATCCGCACCTCCTCC is a window encoding:
- the LOC8078340 gene encoding UPF0481 protein At3g47200, coding for MATETESFVTAPSTPEAAAAAPMAPTVEPAAAQPVDTLEIVVERRLGQHEEGESSMMTIFRVPAHVRDASKDLYEPRLVSVGPYYRGRAALRAMEQHKWRYLHELMARPPQQAAPSLADYVRAVRGVEQKARRCYSERTSIFFDATATAAQSDSEPSAGGEIEEAPSTGGQDGFAEMLMLDGCFILEFFAKWYKGDPDKLCDVAWGLPLLHSDLLLLENQIPFFVLEALFHVVSPTATKLDLLTLILRRLKFSSYELSTAEVLVQSDIHHLLHLLYEAIMPPRADVETPALVQDSTTPPPSRQYFVQLRQLSKAVSTWFVFIRDMPPVPHWMKTTTLPATLLRKVGAWFSKLLAAMIRRTPAAAAAPAATTLVVPSVTQLREAGVRFEKKESPRHMLDIAFDRNTGVLEMPRMVVDYANKALLVNLVAFEQTTTRGQPAGDGDGDGDGSRSRLSSYAALVGALVRTGKDVEHLQKRGIVENLLDGDDDAATRFFQHLGDCSSLNYESHVFAGMFKDLRQFYHSSWRRHKARFVRDHCSSPWAVLALVVAISAFCFALFKLSTTIFGLAHPNHCHC